Part of the Natrinema salinisoli genome is shown below.
AAGATACTTAGAGATATGACTTAGATACTTATCTTTGACGAATTTCTTAGCTGGTAGTTCAACCGAAATCTGTCTGTTGGAGGTCTAAATACGCTGTATATGTTATCTGGGGCCCTAATCTAAGAATCTTAGATTAGTGTCTAAGGTATCTTACTTAGCTATCATTCTCACATACCTTGTCTTGCGAACTTTCATATCTCAGTAACTCATCGGAGACAGTATGCTCTCATACACAGTCTATTCCGAAGCAGGTGGCGTCGGAAAAACGTCGCTGACAGCAAATTTGGCCGCCGCGCACGCTCGTGCCGGTCTCAAACCGCTGGTCGTCCCGCTGGATCCGCAGGATGGCGATCTCAGTCGACTGTTCGGCGTCGACGATGACCGAGCCAACAGCGACGCAGACAACCTCGTCCGGCACATGGTCAACGCTCCGAAAGGCCCGTTCGAGAGTCTCGTCCGAACTGCGGGGGGCGTCGATATCATCCCGGAGCACAACATGCTCTCGGATCTCTCGGATCACCTCGCTCGGGAACAAAAGAAGGCCGAGGACTTCGGTGACGCGTACAACATCTACGCGCAGCTCCAGCGTGTTCTCGCCGACGCTGGTATCGCGGATCACTACGACGTCCTGATCTGTGATCCGCCGGCGACTGAATCGGACCACCTCTACAACGCGATCTATGCGACGCGGAACTTGGTGATCCCAGTCGAACCATCGGCGAAAGGTGAGGCGTCGGTCGAAGGTCTCGAGGAACTCGCGACGAACTTCGCCGACAAGCTGAACATCGAAGTGGGTGTGCTGGCCGCTGTGCCAAACGGTTTCAAGAATACAAACGACCAGCGCGACGTCATCGACGCGATCGAGTTCCCTACGCCCGAAATCATCGGCGACCGAACTTCGATGCTCGAGGGATGTTGGCGAAAGCAGTGTTCGGCGTTCCAGTACGTCCAAGAGCACCGTAGTCGCCAGCGTGACTACGAGATCGAGACGCTCGCCCAGTACGATCGGATCGCACGCTATCTCGAGAACGAGTCCGACGTCGAGGCACCGAACCCGCCAGAACCCGGCACGCTCGAGGTGGATGCATGACTGGATTCAAGAGCGGGAGTGCTGGGGATCCGTTCAGCAATAGCGGTGACAGCGACGATGACAACGATGAGCCCAGTGATCCTGCCCCGTCACTGAGGGACGATACGGAGCCACGTGCTGAGTCCAGTGTGAACCGTGACCAGCACCGGGACACCGATCGCACTGAGTCACCGTCAGTCGGCAACGGCCTCCCCTGGATCTACGAGCGCGACAGTATTACCGACGGGCGCGCGAAGACAGTGCAGCTCCACCTGCAGCAGTCGACGCTCGACCGGCAGCGTGAGGCTCGGACGGACGTCGGACACGTACTTGGGGAATCAGTGAAAAAAGCCGATCTTCGTGAGGCTGCCCTCTTGGTTGGCCTCGAGCAGATCGACGACGTCGCTGACCAGCTTCGGGAATGGGGCTACGATTTCGAATGAACCGCTTCTGGTTCAAGTAGTTCGAGATACTATCTTACGGGCTCTCCACTGAGAGCAAGCTGGGTATCTCATGGTTGACCTCAAGCGGTTCTCAGTTGTCCTCTCAATATCGGACATCACGAACCCCGGCTGCCCTGATATTCGTTGTATCCGGCTTTGAAGCCACTTTTCCCACCCTCGAGAGCGAATTACCCGATTGAACCGCGTAAGCATCTCGTCCTCGGACCCAAGCAGCATTTCGTTGGGAGTAGATCTGTCTTAGATATCTATCTTAGACAAGAATCTTAGATGTAGGTGGGACAAGAGAGGTACCGACAGCGGTCAAGAGAACCGGACAAGATCCGATCCGTTGACCGCGTAGAGTCCCTCGCTCGACGCGGCCAGTTCTGCGTTCATGACCGTATCGATCTCCTACTGTTTCGCACCTGTTCGTCGGTCGATTGCCGCTAGCGTCCGTCCCGTGGGAACATACAGTAAATAGTTGGGACGCGGTGACTGCCTCGAGCTCAAGTAGTAACGATCTGTGGGCA
Proteins encoded:
- a CDS encoding ParA family protein codes for the protein MLSYTVYSEAGGVGKTSLTANLAAAHARAGLKPLVVPLDPQDGDLSRLFGVDDDRANSDADNLVRHMVNAPKGPFESLVRTAGGVDIIPEHNMLSDLSDHLAREQKKAEDFGDAYNIYAQLQRVLADAGIADHYDVLICDPPATESDHLYNAIYATRNLVIPVEPSAKGEASVEGLEELATNFADKLNIEVGVLAAVPNGFKNTNDQRDVIDAIEFPTPEIIGDRTSMLEGCWRKQCSAFQYVQEHRSRQRDYEIETLAQYDRIARYLENESDVEAPNPPEPGTLEVDA